In one Bradyrhizobium sp. 4 genomic region, the following are encoded:
- a CDS encoding F0F1 ATP synthase subunit delta — translation MAAEDTSVSGVSGRYATALFELARDQKVVDEVKADLEKFEGMLNESADLKRLVRSPVFAADAQSRALSAVLDKAGIAGISTNFLKVLTANRRLFAVADVIRAYRALVAKFKGEATADVTVAEALSDKNLDALKVALKSVTGKDVALNVKVDPSIIGGLVVKLGSRMIDSSLRTKLNSIKHAMKEAG, via the coding sequence GTGGCTGCAGAAGATACGTCCGTTTCCGGTGTGTCGGGCCGTTATGCAACGGCCTTGTTTGAACTGGCCCGCGACCAGAAAGTGGTCGACGAGGTCAAAGCCGATCTCGAGAAATTCGAGGGCATGCTCAACGAAAGCGCCGATCTGAAGCGCCTCGTTCGCAGCCCGGTTTTCGCGGCCGACGCCCAGTCCAGGGCCCTCTCGGCCGTGCTGGACAAGGCGGGCATCGCCGGCATCTCCACCAATTTCCTGAAAGTGCTGACCGCCAACCGCCGCCTGTTCGCGGTGGCTGACGTCATCCGCGCCTATCGCGCCCTGGTCGCCAAGTTCAAGGGCGAGGCCACGGCCGACGTCACCGTGGCGGAGGCGCTCTCGGACAAGAATCTCGACGCCCTCAAGGTTGCCCTGAAGTCGGTGACCGGCAAGGACGTCGCGCTCAACGTGAAGGTCGATCCCTCGATCATCGGTGGCCTCGTGGTCAAGCTTGGCAGCCGGATGATCGATAGCTCGCTTCGCACCAAACTCAATTCGATCAAGCACGCGATGAAAGAGGCAGGCTGA